A genomic stretch from Arachis stenosperma cultivar V10309 chromosome 3, arast.V10309.gnm1.PFL2, whole genome shotgun sequence includes:
- the LOC130966586 gene encoding uncharacterized protein LOC130966586, which yields MGFKKARGKRKLQLQELENLRLEAYENSRLYKEKVKAVHDKHIKRREFQPGDLVLLYNSRLRLMPGKLRSRWEGSYRVEKAEPYGVFHLSHPSSSELIKVNGHHLKLYHSEKMKKNKELEIFLFEDPPTAED from the coding sequence ATGGGATTTAAGAAAGCCAGAGGTAAAAGGAAGCTGCAACTGCAAGAATTAGAAAACCTTCGcttagaagcttatgagaactccagGCTGTACAAAGAGAAGGTGAAGGCTGTGCATGATAAGCACATCAAGAGGagagagttccaacctggggacTTAGTCCTCCTTTATAACTCCAGAttgaggctcatgccaggcaagttgagatcaagatgggaaggtTCATATAGAGTAGAGAAGGCTGAGCCATACGGAGTCTTTCACTTGAGtcatccttcaagctctgaactcaTCAAAGTCAATGGACATCACTTAAAGCTATATCATagtgagaagatgaagaaaaacaAGGAGCTAGAGATCTTTCTCTTCGAGGATCCACCAACAGCAGAAGACTGA